A genomic segment from Sorangium aterium encodes:
- a CDS encoding helix-turn-helix domain-containing protein, translating into MADAPLLGAKVRALRRREHMTQVDLAERLGVSASYLNLIENNRRPLTAPLLIRLAQIFQLDLQNFASEEDVRLTADLHEVFGDPIFESHGLTNADLRELVAASPNVARAVLTLYRTYATTRESLDTLGERLAGDGFVGVDNSRLPSEEVSDLIQRRMNHFAELEEGAEALWREAELDADDVYRGLVRYLRATRGIEVRIVRVADERQAMRRYDPDRRVLSISEVLPPRSRRFQLAHQLGLLTQSTAIDRILRDENLTTPESRALARVALANYFAAAILMPYQPFLEAARAERYDIELLAHRFGTSFEQVCHRLTTLRRPGSEGVPMHMVRIDIAGNISKRFSGSGIRFARFSGACPRWNVHAALMTPGMIRIQLSQMPDGAVYFCIARTVRSDRGGYHVPHTVQSIGMGCDVRYARELVYADGIDLDNIGAAVPVGVTCRTCERLDCAQRALPALQHPLRLDENRRGVSFYASVDK; encoded by the coding sequence ATGGCCGATGCACCTCTTCTCGGAGCCAAGGTCCGCGCGCTCCGGCGTCGCGAGCACATGACGCAGGTCGATCTGGCGGAGCGCCTCGGTGTCTCGGCGAGCTATCTGAACTTGATAGAGAACAACCGGCGTCCGCTGACTGCGCCGCTGCTCATCCGGCTTGCCCAGATATTCCAGCTCGACCTCCAGAACTTCGCGTCGGAAGAGGACGTCCGGCTCACGGCCGATCTCCACGAGGTGTTCGGCGATCCCATCTTCGAGAGCCACGGGCTGACGAACGCGGATCTGCGCGAGCTCGTCGCGGCGTCGCCGAACGTCGCGCGCGCGGTGCTCACGCTCTACCGGACCTACGCGACGACGCGTGAATCGCTGGATACGCTGGGAGAGCGGCTGGCGGGGGACGGGTTCGTCGGGGTCGACAACTCGCGGCTACCGTCCGAGGAGGTCAGCGATCTCATCCAGCGCCGGATGAACCATTTCGCGGAGCTCGAGGAGGGCGCCGAGGCGCTCTGGCGCGAGGCGGAGCTCGACGCGGACGACGTCTACCGCGGCCTCGTCCGGTACCTCCGCGCGACGCGCGGCATCGAGGTGCGCATCGTCCGGGTCGCGGACGAGCGCCAGGCGATGCGGCGATACGACCCCGACAGGCGCGTGCTGAGCATCTCCGAGGTGCTGCCACCCCGCAGCCGCAGGTTCCAGCTCGCGCACCAGCTCGGCCTCTTGACGCAATCGACGGCCATCGACCGCATCCTGCGCGACGAGAACCTCACGACCCCGGAGTCCCGCGCGCTCGCCCGCGTCGCGCTGGCGAACTACTTCGCGGCCGCGATCCTCATGCCGTACCAGCCGTTCCTGGAGGCGGCGCGCGCCGAGCGCTACGACATCGAGCTCCTCGCGCACCGGTTCGGCACGAGCTTCGAGCAGGTGTGCCATCGGCTGACGACGCTCCGCCGCCCGGGCTCCGAGGGGGTGCCCATGCACATGGTCCGCATCGACATCGCGGGCAACATCTCGAAGCGCTTCAGCGGCTCCGGCATCCGGTTCGCGCGGTTCAGCGGCGCGTGTCCCCGCTGGAACGTCCACGCCGCCCTGATGACGCCCGGCATGATCCGGATCCAGCTCTCGCAGATGCCCGACGGCGCGGTCTACTTCTGCATCGCGCGCACCGTGCGCAGCGACCGCGGCGGCTACCACGTCCCCCACACGGTGCAGTCGATCGGCATGGGCTGCGACGTCCGCTACGCCCGCGAGCTCGTCTATGCCGACGGGATCGACCTGGACAACATCGGCGCGGCCGTGCCCGTCGGCGTCACGTGCCGGACCTGCGAGCGCCTCGACTGCGCCCAGCGCGCGCTGCCGGCATTGCAGCACCCGCTCCGCCTCGACGAGAACCGGCGGGGCGTCTCGTTCTACGCGTCGGTCGACAAGTGA